ACCCGAATCCCACCTGTTCGCCTCACGCAAACCCGACTCCCACAACTCCTCAGACACCCGGAACGAAGCTTGTGCTGAATGCCTATCCGCATGCCCCGAGTACCCGACCTGCTCCACCTGCAACCAATCCACCTTCCACGCCCACGTGGACAACCCCTCTTCCGAGATTGTCAAATGCCGCGGAAACAACGCCCCCATCACATACACCGGCAAACAGAGCACCATCAATGGCAACCCCACCCACATCAACGCCTTGAAGATCGACCCCACCGGCGTCGTGCCCGTCGAATCGAAAAACAACGCGTAGACCATCACTGCCCCCGCGCCCAGGATCATCACCAACCCGAACAACCACCGGATCCGGCCCACCTTCACCCGGAACGGCAACGCCGCCAACACCTCATCCTCAGACAGACCCCTGAACCGTCGCCGAGACATCGTCCTCATACGCGCCACATCAACCTCCGAACCATCCCGCGACCGTACTGGCCACATTCTTCGCCCCATCCTTGATCCCATCGCCAAGATTCTTCGCCGCCTGACCAGGATCCTTCACCACCGCTTCCACAGCATCCCCGACACGCTCTGCGGCACTGTCCTTCTCCCCGTCCCCATCGGCATCATCAAACCACTGACTGTTCATAGCCCAACCCACTGCCAGCCCGACACCGAATCCCACTGAAGCGCCCTGGGTTTCGTTCCGACCTACTTCCTCAAGGAGGATCGGATCATGCCCCAGAAGTACACCCCCGAGTTCAAGGCAAAAGCCCTGAAGCTCATCGAAGAACGCGTCCGCGCCGAGCAGTGCTCCGCCTGGGTCGCCTGCACCGCCGTTGGCGAAGCCCTCGGCGGGATCTCCCCACACACCCTGCGGAACTGGTGGAAGCAAGATCGCGTCGATCACGGCGAAGCCCCAGGGCTCAGCACCGCTGAAGCCGAGGAGATCAAGAAGCTGCGCCGGGAGAACCTCGAGCTGCGCCGCGCGAACGAGATCCTGCGCAAAGCCTCAGCTTTTTTCGCAGCGGAGCTCGACCGCCCCACGACGAGATGATCGCGTTCATGGGACTGACGCACGTACAGGTGACATACTGACCTGACCTATGGCCTGGTTTCCACTCTCGATCACTAGCTTCCGGTGGTTGCGAGTGCCTGCGGGGTGCGGGCGAGGTCGTAGTCATTCGGTGTCGCGTACTCGAGTGAGGAGTGTCGGCGGTGGCGGTTGTAGAACACCTCGATGTACTCGAAGATCGCGTTCGCGAGTTCGATCCGGGTCTTCCACTTCTTCCGGTTCAGCAGCTCGATCTGCATGCTCGACCAGAACGATTCCATCATCGCATTGTCCAGGCCGTCTCCCACGGTCCCGAACGAGGGCAGCAGGCCCGCGGAGCGGATCTTCTGCGTGAAGACCCAGGAGGTGAACTGGACTCCGTGGTCTGCGTGCACTATCCCTCCAGGATCTGGCTGGCGTGCTCGAATGGCCATGTCCAGGGCGTTGACGACCAGGGTGGAGTCCTGCTTGGAGTCGATGGCCCAGCCAATGATTTTGCGGCTGCAAGCGTCCAGGACCGCGGCGCAGTAGACCTTGCCTTCGCGGGTGGGATGCTCGGTGATGTCGGTGACCCACAGTTCGTTGAGTTCGAGGCGATGGAATTTCCGGTTCACCAGGTCGTCTGCGGTGGCGACTCCCTTGAGGCGCTTGATGCGGGCCGGCCCAGGGAGTCCTCCGATCCCCGCGCGGGTCATGAGGACCCAGACGAGTCGGCTCGAGCAGGGAATGTTCATGCCCATGGTGAGCTCTGCGTGGATCCGGCGGTAGCCGTAGGTGCCACGAGAGGCGATGTGGATCTCGCGGATCAGTCCAGTCAGCCAGCGTCGGCGGAGCTCGGTGGCGCTGGTGGGACGCTTCTGGTAGCGGTAGTAGCCCTGGCGAGAGACGCCCAGAAGGCGGCAGCAGGTGTGCACTGGAGCTCCGGCGTCGACGAGTCTGTCGATCACCGGGTGCGCCCTTTTGGGTCCACTCCTCCCTCCTCGTCGAGCCATGTCGCAGCGCGGCGGAGGATCGCGATCTCCTGCTCGAGCTGCCGGACGCGACCGCGAGCCGCGCGGAGTTCGGCAGACTCGCGACTGCTGAGTCCAGACCGGCGGCCGTGGTCGATGTCGTCCTGTCGGAGCCAGGTGTGGAGGGTGACCTCGTGGATACCGAGGGCCTGCGCGGTCTGCTTGACCTGTCGGCCTTCGCGGACCAGAGCGATGGCCCGGGCACGGAACTCTGGAGGGTACGGGCGGGGCATGGGATGAGCCTTCCATGAAGACCATCGGCTAGCGACGTCAACTGGAAACCGACCCATAGGTCAGGTCAGACTGTCACCTACACGTGCACCAGTCCCATGTGATTGCCGGCCTTCTGGTGAGCGCCCGCGGCGATGTCGTCGTTCTCCTCCATCAGCGTGCGAGCCCGATCCACGAGCTCCTTCACGGTCTGACCGGCATCCAACCAGGTCTGCTCGATCACGTCGTAGTCCGCATCATTGTCCGTGGACTGGTCGATGGCCCCCACGAAGCGCTTCTGCCGGTCACATATGAGGGGAGCCAGCAATCTCCTGGACCGTCGCCTGCAACACCGAATAGAGCACTCCGGGCATCACCGGCACACCCACACACCGGGACTCGTCACGGAAGACCGCCAGCGGTGCCCGGTGCAGCGGCTGAACCCATTCGGCCACCACCTCACCCTCCTGGTTCCACCAGCGCCACCAATCCGCTGACGCCTCGCTGCCCACTCCGTCAGCGCCCCGACGCCCCCGCCACAGCTCCGCCATCTCCGTCGGCGCCACATCGCCCGGGGCCTCCATCACCTCGTCTCGCAACCAATCAGCCCGCAGCCCTGCCCAGGTGAGGAGCACCGGCACCACCAGAGACACCGGCACCGTCCGCACCCCCCTGCGGACGTTCGTTCCATCGCCTTCCCCCTCGGGGACCACCACGACGACGGCGCCCCCTCGCCCGTCCAGACACGCCTCAATCCGAAACCCCTGCCCCGACCTCTCACCCACACCGCTGAGAATGGGAAGTTCCTGCTCAAGCACACGGCGTTGCTCGAGCGAGGGCTCCCTCGCCCATGCTGACCACGGGGCCTGCTCCTGGACCGCGTCGTACCCAGCCCGCAGGCTCTCCAGCCACGGCGGGTTCAGGCCCTGCTCGGTCACGACCTCCCAGGAGTCCTGAGCTCTCACATCCGCGGGAACCTCGGGCCAACAGAGGTTCGATGCTGGTTCGGGCGCCCCCTGGCACACAACATTGCGGATCATCCGATCACACTGCCCGCCCCAGATCTCCAGGTCGGCCCCCGCCTCCGCCGTCAGCGTCAGCTCAACGATCTCGGCCCCTGAACCCACGTACCAGCGCACGCTGTGCCACACGAGGTCCTCTTCCCAACCGATCACATGATGGCGCCGTCCGGGCAAGCCACGGCCGGTGAAGAACGCCTCATAAGACAGGAGGAGGAACCCCTCGACGACTTCCTGACCACCGAGAAACGCCTCTCGGAACGACGCAGAGGCCACATTGCCGTCTGCAGGTTCAGTGAAATGGCGTAGGGCGACCGTCGGATGCACGACTTCATGACCCTGGTGTGCCGTCTCCGGACTGATGTCGAAGACCAAGACATCGTCCCGCCCCGCGACTTCTGCAGGCACCGACGCCCAGGCATCCGGCACCTCGAGGAGGAAGCGCCCAAGACTCAGCTCCACGGGCCGACCCAGCCGTCCCACGGCTCCTGCCCCGGCCACAGCTTCTCTCGCTCCGGAGGCTGCCCATGCGCCCTCGCCCGCAACCGCTCGAACAACGGCAACAACGACTGGATCGGCGGATCCGTGGCGAACTGCGTCTGGATGACCCGGTGGCGCGGTTTCATCCCGCCCAACCCGAACGGGAACCCCGAATCCCACCGATTCCCCCGCCGCAGCTCATCCGTCCACGCACGCTCATGCACCATGAACCCCACCTGCGTCTTCTTGTCCGGCGCCTCACCATGCGTGGGATTCAGCCAGATCTCCTCCACATCCGACCACGCCACACGCCAGGAATCCGTCCACACCGCCTCCTCATCCACCATCAGATGCCGAGGGCGCCGCCATGCCATCCATGTGTACGCCACGTACACGCTCAACGGAATGAACCCCACCACCGCCAGCCACCGGAACAGGACCAGCATCGCAGAGGGATCCTCGAACAGCACCGGCGGCAGCCCCAGCAGGATCATCACGAACAACACCCACAACACCACCGCGACCACGAACGCCGGCCACCACACCTCCGACCGGGCCCTCACCCGCAACGGCAACGAGACCGCATCCGGATCCACGTACTCCACCAGGACCGCGTTCTGATCGCTCACCGTCATCTCCCTCGAATCCAGTTCCAGGCGCCTTCGGCGAGATCGCCGGCCACCTCGGCGACACTATCCTTCTGCCCGTCCCCATCGGTGTCTTTGACGGGCACCGCCATCGCGACACCCGAGACAACCCCGGCAGCGAAACCCACGACATTCCCCGGCCCCGGAAGAACCGAACCGGCCAGGGCTCCCGTCCCCGCAGAGACCGCGATCGTGCTCAACACGTTCCCCGCCGTCTGGGCTCCGGCGTCCTGCCGCGCCTCGGACTCCACCTCTTCGCGAGAGGCTCCTGGAGTCTCCGCCTGGTTCTCACGCAGCTGCTGATCATATTCATCTCGGTAGGTCAGACCGGCGCCCACCAGCGTGCCCGCCGCACCCAGGCCCTTCACGCCAGCATTGAGACGAAACGCGCCGCGAGACTCGACCCGGTAGGCACCCGCCATGGCCGGAGCCGGGGCACCCACCGTCGCCGGCGTGCGCTTCCCCCACAACGGCACCGTCGAGCGGATGAAACCGGTGACCGGGAGCCCGTCCAAGAACTGCGACTTGAAGGCAGGCCATGTCGGCCGGCGGAACTTGCGCGGATCCTCGTATCGTAAGGCGAGCGCGGCCATATCGTTGGAGTAGTTCCGCATCGTCATCGACATCGCGAGTGGGACGTTGCGCAGTGGGGCCCAGCTTCGGGTCTGCGCCGCCCGCACCATGGCCGCTCCCCCGGCGTAGACCGAAGCTCCCAGCGGCCCGACGTTCAGCCCCATGAACCGCGCCTGCCAGGTCTCGGGAATCACATCGTCGAACCGCAACCACGGCTCGCGCACACGGGCGACATCAAGAAGCCCCAGGGCCGAGGTCGAAGGATTCTCCGGGTCGAGTGGCAGGGCGTTCTTCGCCGCTTCCGCCACGATCTCACGGCCCAACTGACCGGGCCGGCCCTCACTGACGCTATCCAGGTCGAGAGCCTCGATGTCGATGGTCCGAACGGCACTCGCACAGGTGGAGGCAGCCTGCTGATACCGGCGCTCCAGGTCTGCCGGCATGCTGGCCAGGGCCGCCCTCCATGAGTCCACACCCGGAGGAAGCGTTTCAATCGCCTGTGCCCCGTA
This sequence is a window from Micrococcus porci. Protein-coding genes within it:
- a CDS encoding transposase — protein: MPQKYTPEFKAKALKLIEERVRAEQCSAWVACTAVGEALGGISPHTLRNWWKQDRVDHGEAPGLSTAEAEEIKKLRRENLELRRANEILRKASAFFAAELDRPTTR
- a CDS encoding IS3 family transposase (programmed frameshift) — its product is MPRPYPPEFRARAIALVREGRQVKQTAQALGIHEVTLHTWLRQDDIDHGRRSGLSSRESAELRAARGRVRQLEQEIAILRRAATWLDEEGGVGPKRAHPVIDRLVDAGAPVHTCCRLLGVSRQGYYRYQKRPTSATELRRRWLTGLIREIHIASRGTYGYRRIHAELTMGMNIPCSSRLVWVLMTRAGIGGLPGPARIKRLKGVATADDLVNRKFHRLELNELWVTDITEHPTREGKVYCAAVLDACSRKIIGWAIDSKQDSTLVVNALDMAIRARQPDPGGIVHADHGVQFTSWVFTQKIRSAGLLPSFGTVGDGLDNAMMESFWSSMQIELLNRKKWKTRIELANAIFEYIEVFYNRHRRHSSLEYATPNDYDLARTPQALATTGS